The Bacteroidia bacterium nucleotide sequence GAGGTAACTTTGTGATTCAAGAATACTATAAAGCCCTGATTCCGTACCCAAAGTTCTATTATCAACACTTAAAAGCCTAAGAATCTTTAAAACAAGGCAAATTGCTTCGTATTCTGTATGAAGTTGAGGCAATGGCGGTGTTTGTATAAAACGTTAAGATGTATTTTTGCACGGTGTTTAGCTGGAAAAGATGCTGTTTAATTGTTGGGTATTTATGGTTCGCTGCTAACTGTATTACGGCAAAAATATTTCCATATCCATATTCTACTGAGTTTAAGCAATCTGTTTCTATACAAGGGTATGAATTACTGTTGTCATTAAATGGCTATTGGAATACAGCAGAGGGTTTAGCGTATCCGGTTCCGTTTATCTCGGATCAGCATAGCAGGTTGGAACTCAGCTATATAATTTCGTTACCTGCTAATATTCCGGACACTATCTTTTTTTACACACAGGGTTTAGGGCCGTCTTTTTCAATCTATCTGGATGATAAACTGCTGTATTATTCACTACATAGCCGAAAAAATTTATGGTTATCAATACCGAGGAGGCTCCTAAAAAACGCCTCTACGTTAAAGATAATGCTGCAAAGAGAATCCTATTTGGCTTCAACAGCTACCCATTCTTGGTTTGGGTTATATCATCCACTCTATTTATTAAGGCGTAGCTGTGATACAATACCTTCACTACACGCTGATTCCTATTTGCCGGTTCGCGCTGTTCAGGATAGCATCATCATTTTTTCAACCCTAAATTCCTCCTATGGTTTTCATCCAGATAGCCTTTGGTTCAGAAATCAATTGCTTCATTTAAGGCAGGCTGGTTATAGGTCAGTGTTTTTTACTGAACCCTTAGATGAGTTTCTTTGGCCAATAATCACTGAATCTGAAATTTATGTGATTTTAAGCATACCCAAGACGGCAAAAGTAGCCTATTACTTTCAGTATCAAGATAGTTCTCGCTCATGGTTAAATTCCAAAGAGCAAAAAACAATTTATTGGGGAAAGTTTTTTGACCAAATACACCAGAAACAGGAAGTTATTGCGCCAACTTATGATAGCCAAATATCTCTATTTCAACGAAGTAAATACGTTATACAGCTACTAATAGTGCTGCTTATATTAACGGTGCTTCGGATATATTCTGCTAAATTATTCAGCACGTTGCACAGCTTTTGGCTAACTCCTAAAGAATTGTATAGCCAGTTGTTAGACACCCAAAAATTACGAAATAATGGGATTGTATTTTTCGGTTTAGCAAAAATTCCGTTGGTTGCTATTGGCTTAGGCTTGATTCAAGAGCAACTGAGTATGCGATTTGGGCTGCTGATGTGGCATTACTCGACAGCGATATTGTGGTTCGTTTTATTATTTGGCTACGCTATATATTATGGTACTAAGTTTAGTACAATTTTTTTCATGGCGCATATTTATCGCAAACGTTATTTAAGTCAGATGGGAACGGGGTTGGATTTAGCTGCAGGGTTTTTTACTTGGGAATTAATGTTATTGGTAGCATTAGCGAGCTATATCGTTGCAGAAAAGGTTCAGAACTTACTGGTTTTAGTATGGTTAGGACTTCTAATATTCCATATTTTTCGTCGTTTGTATTTGATAAACAGTATATTAGGCAATTATTTTCAATTAGGATATTTAGCGAGAATGCTATATCTTTGCGGCTTTGAAATTCTACCTTGGTTATTGTTGTTTTCAATTAGATGAAGTTGGTTATTGGCACACGTAGCAGTTCGCTTGCACAATGGCAAGCAAAAGAAGTAGCAAATCAACTGCAACAAATAGGAATTGATAGTGAGCTATGCTTTATCCAGACCTTAGGGGATGCTGTTCAGAATATAGCCTTAACAACTATTGGAGAAACCGGAGTTTTCACCAAAGCGTTAGATGAGGCATTGGTATCAGGTAAGATAGATATTGCTGTTCATAGTGCTAAAGATATGCCGGGGCGTTTACAAGAAGGGATTCAGGTTTCGGCTGCACTTAAGCGAGCAGATGCTCATGACGTTGTGCTAACTTGTACCGAAGATGCTCATTTAGAAAATATGAACCGCCGTTTGGTGGTCGGAACGGGATCTGTGCGCCGCCAAGCCTTTATGAAACATTATTACCCTTTTCATGAAACTCGACTAATTCGAGGTAATATAGATACACGCATTCAAAAACTCCGAAACGGAGAATACGACTTGATATTATTAGCCAAAGCCGGCGTAATGCGCAGTGGTTACCAAGAATTAATTTGCCAACAACTTTCTCTACATACCTTTGTGCCTGCTGCTGGGCAAGGTACAATAGCCATCACCACTTGCACAGAAAATAAAGCTGCTCACCAGATAATATCAAAAATTTCACATTCAGAAAGTGCTATCAGATTAGCAGCAGAGCGCGCCTTTTTACAGGAAGTTGAGGGCGGCTGCCAATTACCGGTATTTGCCTACGCTACCATTATGGTAGATAACTTAATTATATGGGGCGGAATATCATCCACAGACGGTGTAACTTTGGTACAACACTCCTTAGAGGGCGTAACCTCAGAACCTACAAAACTGGGAAAAACACTTGCCCAAAAAATCCTTACGGAATATCCACTAACAACTAAACATTAAAGAATGGCCGGAAAAGTAAAATCAGTTCTTGTATCACAACCCAAACCCACAGACGAAAACTCTCCCTACTATGCTCTTGCCAAAAAATATAGTCTAAAAATTGACTTTAGAAACTTTATCCAAATAGAGGGAGTAACTGTTAATGAATATCGTAAACAAGGCTTAGACCCGGTTAAATTTACGGCTATTATTCTAACCAGTAAAAATGCAGTGGACCATTTTTTCAGGATAGTCCGTGAACTTAAAACTGAAATGCCCCCCGACACAAAATATTTTTGCGTGGGCGAAACTACTGCACTTTACTTGCAAAAATATATTGTAGTGCGAAAAAGAAAACTCTATGTTGGTGAAAAGACAACCGGAGACCTTATCGAAATAATTAAAAAACATAAGACAGAGAAATTTCTGTACCCATGTTCAGACATACACCGGACAGATCTAACGGACTATATGCACCAAAATAGCTTTGATATTAAAGAAGCTATTATCTACCACACAATCCCATGCGATTTAGCAGACTTAAAAGGAGTTAAGTATGATTTACTCTGTTTTTTTTCTCCCTCCGGCATAGATTCTTTATTCAAAAACTTTCCGGAATTTGTTCAAGCAGATACAAGGGTAGCCGTTTTTGGCCCAACAACAGCAAAAGCAGCTATAGAAAATGGTTTACGGGTTGATATTGAAGCTCCCCTACCAAATATGCCTTCCTTAACGGGTGCTATTGAGCTATATTTAAAGAACAACAAATAATTAAATAAAAAAACTTTATCTAATTATTAAAAAAATAGGCGGCAGGCACTTGTTTTTTAATAATAATGCCTAATTTAGCGCACGATTTCACAGTCAGCTTATCCAAATTTGGAATGAAGGATATTTGTCGCTTACTTTTAGTGGGCTCCGTTTTAATAACAGGAACCGTTTTTGCCCAACAAGACCCGCAGGTTAGTATGTATATGTTTAACCGCCAATTTTTTAATCCTGCGTATGCGGGGGCTGCAGGAGCACCTAATCTAACTTTGCAAGGTCGCGAGCAATATGTTGGAATACAAGGCCACCCTCGAACGTTTAACTTAGCCGGAAGTTTACCCGTAAAAAAATTACGCGGTGGAGTTGGAGGCTATATAATGGGAGACCAAGTCGGCTTTTGGAATACAACAAGCTTAAATTTAGCCTACGCATTTCACCTGCCTGTTGGCCACAATGGATCAGCATTACAATTAGGGATACAAGGAACTTTTTCTAATAAGTCCTTAGATTTTTCTAAGCTAAACCCAGCGGAGCAGGGAGACCAATTACTATTAAATGCTGCCGGAAGCGTAAAAAGCCAGTTTGCCCCAAGTGTAGGAGCCGGTATTTATTTCCATACAGCAGAAGATAAATTCTATCTGGGTATTTCCGCTAACCATATAAATAATCCCAAAATGACCGAATTTGGGAAAGAAACAAACCTGTCCTTAGCTACGTATCTAAATGCAGGTTATCGTTTTCGTCTTAATTCAAACGGTGATATCAACTTGACACCCAGCGTATTATTTAAGATGACTTCCCCTCAGAGTCAATTAGACTTTAACCTAAATCTAAATGTTAGCCCGATGGTCTTCGGGGTATCTTATAGGGGGCTCAAAAATACAGACGCTATTTTGGGTATTGTAGGCTTTCAAGCTAATGAAAGATTATTTGTAGCCTACTCTTATGATTACGTAATGAATGGTCTTCGTTCCTCAACAAGCGGATCCCATGAATTAATTGTTTCATATACATTCCCAACAGTATTTAAAATATATCCAGCAGACCGCGGTGTGCGTGATAATAAACCATTCAACTAAATTTTTGTTTAATTCAAGTTTTTTTCAAAACTTTTTGGATAATTCAACGTTTAAGCATATTTTTGTAAACAAATAAAAAGGATTCAACCATAACTTAGAAAACTCTATTTATGAGAAAATTGGCTATACTGGCTGTTTTATCAGCATCTTTCCTATCGAGTTGCGGCTTGTTTTCAGGTAAAACTGGAAAGAACGGCGAACTGACTGGCGTTGTAAAACGCCCAAAATGGGACCAACCGACACCATTTGGTATGGTGGTAATACCTCCGGGTAGTTTTCATATGGGACAAAATGACCAAGATGTGAATTATTCACAAGTCGCCCATAATAAACAGATTACAATCAGTGCGTTCTATATGGATGATACTGAAATTTCTAATAACGAATATCGGCAGTTTATTGAAGCAAATACAGGAGATAATCCAGACGGTGCTTTCCAAGATTCTGTTTTGAACTTTTTAGACTTATATTATAGCTATAAAGTAACTCCACAGGATTATACACAGTTAATTTATCCAGACACCCTTG carries:
- the hemC gene encoding hydroxymethylbilane synthase is translated as MKLVIGTRSSSLAQWQAKEVANQLQQIGIDSELCFIQTLGDAVQNIALTTIGETGVFTKALDEALVSGKIDIAVHSAKDMPGRLQEGIQVSAALKRADAHDVVLTCTEDAHLENMNRRLVVGTGSVRRQAFMKHYYPFHETRLIRGNIDTRIQKLRNGEYDLILLAKAGVMRSGYQELICQQLSLHTFVPAAGQGTIAITTCTENKAAHQIISKISHSESAIRLAAERAFLQEVEGGCQLPVFAYATIMVDNLIIWGGISSTDGVTLVQHSLEGVTSEPTKLGKTLAQKILTEYPLTTKH
- a CDS encoding uroporphyrinogen-III synthase, whose translation is MAGKVKSVLVSQPKPTDENSPYYALAKKYSLKIDFRNFIQIEGVTVNEYRKQGLDPVKFTAIILTSKNAVDHFFRIVRELKTEMPPDTKYFCVGETTALYLQKYIVVRKRKLYVGEKTTGDLIEIIKKHKTEKFLYPCSDIHRTDLTDYMHQNSFDIKEAIIYHTIPCDLADLKGVKYDLLCFFSPSGIDSLFKNFPEFVQADTRVAVFGPTTAKAAIENGLRVDIEAPLPNMPSLTGAIELYLKNNK
- a CDS encoding type IX secretion system membrane protein PorP/SprF, with product MPNLAHDFTVSLSKFGMKDICRLLLVGSVLITGTVFAQQDPQVSMYMFNRQFFNPAYAGAAGAPNLTLQGREQYVGIQGHPRTFNLAGSLPVKKLRGGVGGYIMGDQVGFWNTTSLNLAYAFHLPVGHNGSALQLGIQGTFSNKSLDFSKLNPAEQGDQLLLNAAGSVKSQFAPSVGAGIYFHTAEDKFYLGISANHINNPKMTEFGKETNLSLATYLNAGYRFRLNSNGDINLTPSVLFKMTSPQSQLDFNLNLNVSPMVFGVSYRGLKNTDAILGIVGFQANERLFVAYSYDYVMNGLRSSTSGSHELIVSYTFPTVFKIYPADRGVRDNKPFN